The Streptococcus gwangjuense nucleotide sequence TTTCTTACTTTTGAAGAAAGGAGGGAGGCAGATGCCAAATATGGATGGTGGACGTCAAAAAATCAGGGATTATCTAAAAGAACACAACTTGACGATGGCGACGCTAGCGGTACAGTATAGCATGACTCGTCAGGATGTGACGAATATCCTGAATGGAAAGCTAAA carries:
- a CDS encoding antirepressor, with product MPNMDGGRQKIRDYLKEHNLTMATLAVQYSMTRQDVTNILNGKLKNPQANQFIARVIEDFKIR